One part of the Triplophysa rosa linkage group LG5, Trosa_1v2, whole genome shotgun sequence genome encodes these proteins:
- the LOC130554234 gene encoding RING finger protein 212B-like, translating to MDWFHCNNCFLRGGKPFVVSSCGHIFCQDCMNTKFSGQCRVCHANCNYLTISEQMKPQEKMFFTDPVKLLQTRLEHIAQVAVFQKRQKERVIAFYRSQSAELERRLKEVNDQLYRQVSELKRENEELKKPLSQRRTSPGRFQINGGTPRMTLPVAVTSPVTPRSRALSSGDTLERFRHSRLGMTTPTGSSISVSSMSSIHEQTVRTPSSVHTPTRSQHTTPNNFQFQFLTRPSLQSPRP from the exons TGGTCATATATTTTGTCAGGACTGCATGAACACAA AGTTCAGTGGTCAGTGCAGAGTGTGTCATGCCAACTGTAACTACCTGACAATATCCGAGCAG ATGAAACCTCAGGAAAAGATGTTTTTCACAGATCCGGTGAAACTCCTGCAGACTCGACTGGAACACATCGCACAG gttgctgtttttcagaaaaggCAGAAGGAACGTGTCATAGCTTTCTATAGAAGCCAGTCTGCGGAGCTGGAGCGAAGGCTTAAAGAAGTCAATGATCAGCTCTACAG gcAAGTGTCTGAGCTGAAAAGAGAGAATGAAGAGCTCAAGAAACCTCTTTCTCAAAGGAGG ACATCTCCTGGGAGGTTTCAGATTAATGG AGGTACTCCAAGGATGACTCTTCCGGTGGCTGTGACATCACCAG TCACACCGCGCTCTAGAGCTCTCAG TTCGGGTGACACTTTGGAGAGATTTAGACATTCCAGACTTGGCATGACA ACTCCCACAGGTTCATCCATCTCTGTGTCAAGCATGAGTTCAATACATGAACAGACTGTCA GGACACCCAGTTCAGTTCACACCCCCACAAG GTCCCAACATACAACCCCAAACAACTTTCAGTTCCAGTTTTTGACTAGACCTTCACTCCAGTCACCACGGCcataa
- the LOC130554158 gene encoding NACHT, LRR and PYD domains-containing protein 3-like isoform X3: protein MNLSRETKSLTRGESPKPSCVSMKSDRSMGIPPNFSSGDCDDTDVSNTTNGSFKGKHMDSVFQELEHKLISLMKKELKIFKSLLSPDYPSCSEREEEDDEDQIRVREMFLKITLNVLKKMKQTDLADKLQTKLAPVYMKKHKSRLKEQFQRMNEGMSAQGSSTLVNEIYTELYITEGGSEDINNEHEVRQIETASRRSETQETQIKCNDIFKVSPEQTKPIRRVLTKGVAGIGKTVSVQKFILDWAEETTNQDLHLIFPLPFRELNLIKETNISLMDLLHHFFTDTKELRSTDFEDYKVVFIFDGLDECRLPLDFSKNPSLFDVRESASVDVLLTNLIKGNLLPSALIWITSRPAAANQIPPECVDLITDVRGFSDPQKDEYFRKRINDESLANRIITHMKSSRSLYIMCHIPVFCWISATVLQRMLSEAESPAQIPKTLTQMFTHFLMFHIKLKSQKYDGKCEVDLQQARKSLESLGKLAFQQLEKGNLIFYEEDLRECDIDVREASVYSGVCTQIFREEFGLNLGKVFSFVHLSVQEFLAALFVFLSFLQQTSGFFSRLRSNMSDLLKSEVDKALQSENGHLDLHLRFLLGLSLESSQTILRDLMTQTGRSSDSKQETVEYIKMKIRENLSPEKSINLFHCLNELNDHSLVQEVQTYVNRGDESRLSGVRLSPAQWSALVFVLLNSEEKLDEFNLSKYDRSDECLLRLLPVIKASRTAHLSRCYLTEESCSSLASVLRSNSSSLTELNLSYNNLQDSGVKLLSDGLKNTNCKLEILHLSRCYLTEESCSSLASVLRSNSSSLTELNLSHNNLQDSGVKLLSDGLKNTNCKLEILHLFKCSIGSEGCVALASVLRSNSSSLTQLDLSHNKLQDSGVKLLSDGLKNTNCKLKTLNLRNCSIGSEGCVALTSALRSNPSHLTQLDLRCNNPGDSGVKLLSDLLKDPHCQLHKLLIES from the exons ATGAATCTCTCCAGAGAGACAAAAAG tTTGACTCGTGGAGAATCTCCTAAACCCAGCTGTGTGTCCATGAAGAGTGATAGATCAATGGGTATTCCACCTAACTTCAGTTCAGGAGACTGTGATGATACAGATGTGAG taacacaACAAATGGATCTTTCAAAGGGAAGCACATGGATTCTGTTTTCCAG GAGCTTGAGCACAAACTCATCTCTCTGATGAAGAAAGAGCTGAAGATCTTCAAGAGTCTACTGAGTCCAGATTACCCATCATGCtctgagagagaagaggaggatgatgaagatcagatcagagTCAGAGAGATGTTTCTGAAGATCACACTGAACGTCCTGAAGAAGATGAAACAGACAGACCTCGCTGACAAACTACAGACCA AACTTGCCCCTGTATACATGAAGAAACACAAATCCAGACTAAAAGAGCAATTCCAGAGAATGAATGAAGGAATGTCAGCTCAAGGAAGCTCAACACTTGTGAATGAGATCTACACAGAGCTGTACATCACAGAGGGAGGGAGTGAAGACATCAATAATGAACATGAGGTGAGACAGATTGAGACAGCATCCAGAAGATCAGAGACACAAGAAACACAAATCAAATGTAATGACATCTTTAAAGTCTCACCTGAACAAACCAAACCCATCAGACGTGTGCTGACTAAAGGAGTCGCTGGAATTGGAAAAACAGTCTCTGTGCAGAAGTTCATTCTGGACTGGGCTGAAGAAACAACAAATCAAGATCTTCACTTGATATTTCCACTTCCTTTCAGAGAACTGAATCTGATCAAAGAGACAAATATCAGTCTGATGGATCTTCTTCATCACTTCTTCACAGATACAAAAGAACTGAGATCAACAGACTTTGAGGAttataaagttgtgtttatcTTTGATGGTCTGGATGAGTGTCGTCTTCCTCTAGATTTCTCAAAGAATCCCAGTTTGTTTGATGTCAGAGAATCAGCGTCAGTGGATGTGCTGCTGACAAACCTCATCAAGGGGAATCTGCTTCCTTCTGCTCTGATCTGGATCACCTCTCGACcagcagcagccaatcagattcctCCTGAGTGTGTTGATCTGATCACAGATGTACGAGGATTCAGTGACCCTCAGAAGGACGAGTATTTCAGGAAGAGAATCAATGATGAGAGTCTGGCCAACAGAATCATCACACACATGAAATCATCCAGAAGTCTGTACATCATGTGTCACATCCCAGTCTTCTGCTGGATTTCAGCCACTGTTCTCCAGAGAATGTTGAGTGAAGCAGAGAGTCCAGCACAGATCCCCAAGACTCTCACTCAGATGTTCACACACTTCCTGATGTTTCACATCAAACTGAAGAGTCAGAAGTATGATGGGAAATGTGAGGTAGATCTTCAGCAGGCTAGAAAGAGTCTGGAGTCTCTGGGAAAACTGGCTTTTCAACAGCTGGAGAAAGGGAACCTGATCTTCTATGAGGAGGATCTGAGAGAGTGTGACATTGATGTCAGAGAAGCGTCAGTGTACTCAGGAGTTTGTACTCAGATCTTCAGAGAGGAGTTTGGACTGAACCTGGGGAAGGTGTTCAGCTTTGTGCATCTGAGCGTTCAGGAGTTTCTCGCCGctttatttgtgtttctgtcatttcttcagCAAACATCAGGATTCTTCAGCAGATTGAGATCAAATATGAGTGATTTACTGAAGAGTGAAGTGGACAAGGCCTTACAGAGTGAGAACGGACACCTGGATCTTCACCTCAGATTTCTTCTGGGTCTTTCACTGGAGTCCAGTCAGACAATCTTACGAGATCTGATGACTCAGACAGGAAGAAGCTCTGACAGTAAACAGGAAACAGTCGAGTACATTAAGATGAAGATCAGAGAGAATCTCTCTCCAGAGAAATCCATCAATCTGTTTCACTGTCTGAATGAACTCAATGATCATTCTCTAGTGCAGGAAGTACAAACATATGTGAACAGAGGAGATGAGTCTCGTCTCTCTGGAGTCCGTCTCTCTCCTGCTCAGTGGTCGGCTCTGGTGTTTGTGTTACTGAACTCAGAAGAGAAGCTGGATGAGTTTAATCTGAGTAAATATGATCGATCAGATGAATGTCTTCTGAGGCTTCTGCCAGTGATCAAAGCATCCAGAACAGCTCA TCTGAGTCGCTGTTATCTGACAGAGGAAAGTTGTTCATCACTGGCGTCAGTTCTCAGATCAAACTCCTCAAGTCTGACAGAACTGAACCTGAGTTACAATAATCTgcaggattcaggagtgaagctgctcTCTGATGGACTGAAGAATACAAACTGTAAACTAGAGATATTACA TCTGAGTCGCTGTTATCTGACAGAGGAAAGTTGTTCATCACTGGCGTCAGTTCTCAGATCAAACTCCTCAAGTCTGACAGAACTGAACCTGAGTCACAATAATCTgcaggattcaggagtgaagctgctcTCTGATGGACTGAAGAATACAAACTGTAAACTAGAGATATTACA TCTGTTTAAGTGCAGTATTGGATCTGAAGGTTGTGTTGCTCTGGCGTCAGTTCTCAGATCAAACTCCTCAAGTCTGACACAACTGGATCTGAGTCACAATAAACTgcaggattcaggagtgaagctgctcTCTGATGGACTGAAGAATACAAACTGTAAACTGAAGACACTGAA TCTGCGTAACTGCAGTATTGGATCTGAAGGTTGTGTTGCTCTGacttcagctctgagatcaaacccctcacatCTGACACAACTGGATCTGAGATGTAATAATCCaggagattcaggagtgaagttGCTCTCTGATCTACTGAAGGATCCACACTGTCAACTACACAAACTACT TATTGAGTCTTGA
- the LOC130554158 gene encoding NLR family CARD domain-containing protein 3-like isoform X2, whose protein sequence is MNLSRETKSLTRGESPKPSCVSMKSDRSMGIPPNFSSGDCDDTDVSNTTNGSFKGKHMDSVFQELEHKLISLMKKELKIFKSLLSPDYPSCSEREEEDDEDQIRVREMFLKITLNVLKKMKQTDLADKLQTKLAPVYMKKHKSRLKEQFQRMNEGMSAQGSSTLVNEIYTELYITEGGSEDINNEHEVRQIETASRRSETQETQIKCNDIFKVSPEQTKPIRRVLTKGVAGIGKTVSVQKFILDWAEETTNQDLHLIFPLPFRELNLIKETNISLMDLLHHFFTDTKELRSTDFEDYKVVFIFDGLDECRLPLDFSKNPSLFDVRESASVDVLLTNLIKGNLLPSALIWITSRPAAANQIPPECVDLITDVRGFSDPQKDEYFRKRINDESLANRIITHMKSSRSLYIMCHIPVFCWISATVLQRMLSEAESPAQIPKTLTQMFTHFLMFHIKLKSQKYDGKCEVDLQQARKSLESLGKLAFQQLEKGNLIFYEEDLRECDIDVREASVYSGVCTQIFREEFGLNLGKVFSFVHLSVQEFLAALFVFLSFLQQTSGFFSRLRSNMSDLLKSEVDKALQSENGHLDLHLRFLLGLSLESSQTILRDLMTQTGRSSDSKQETVEYIKMKIRENLSPEKSINLFHCLNELNDHSLVQEVQTYVNRGDESRLSGVRLSPAQWSALVFVLLNSEEKLDEFNLSKYDRSDECLLRLLPVIKASRTAHLSRCYLTEESCSSLASVLRSNSSSLTELNLSHNNLQDSGVKLLSDGLKNTNCKLEILQ, encoded by the exons ATGAATCTCTCCAGAGAGACAAAAAG tTTGACTCGTGGAGAATCTCCTAAACCCAGCTGTGTGTCCATGAAGAGTGATAGATCAATGGGTATTCCACCTAACTTCAGTTCAGGAGACTGTGATGATACAGATGTGAG taacacaACAAATGGATCTTTCAAAGGGAAGCACATGGATTCTGTTTTCCAG GAGCTTGAGCACAAACTCATCTCTCTGATGAAGAAAGAGCTGAAGATCTTCAAGAGTCTACTGAGTCCAGATTACCCATCATGCtctgagagagaagaggaggatgatgaagatcagatcagagTCAGAGAGATGTTTCTGAAGATCACACTGAACGTCCTGAAGAAGATGAAACAGACAGACCTCGCTGACAAACTACAGACCA AACTTGCCCCTGTATACATGAAGAAACACAAATCCAGACTAAAAGAGCAATTCCAGAGAATGAATGAAGGAATGTCAGCTCAAGGAAGCTCAACACTTGTGAATGAGATCTACACAGAGCTGTACATCACAGAGGGAGGGAGTGAAGACATCAATAATGAACATGAGGTGAGACAGATTGAGACAGCATCCAGAAGATCAGAGACACAAGAAACACAAATCAAATGTAATGACATCTTTAAAGTCTCACCTGAACAAACCAAACCCATCAGACGTGTGCTGACTAAAGGAGTCGCTGGAATTGGAAAAACAGTCTCTGTGCAGAAGTTCATTCTGGACTGGGCTGAAGAAACAACAAATCAAGATCTTCACTTGATATTTCCACTTCCTTTCAGAGAACTGAATCTGATCAAAGAGACAAATATCAGTCTGATGGATCTTCTTCATCACTTCTTCACAGATACAAAAGAACTGAGATCAACAGACTTTGAGGAttataaagttgtgtttatcTTTGATGGTCTGGATGAGTGTCGTCTTCCTCTAGATTTCTCAAAGAATCCCAGTTTGTTTGATGTCAGAGAATCAGCGTCAGTGGATGTGCTGCTGACAAACCTCATCAAGGGGAATCTGCTTCCTTCTGCTCTGATCTGGATCACCTCTCGACcagcagcagccaatcagattcctCCTGAGTGTGTTGATCTGATCACAGATGTACGAGGATTCAGTGACCCTCAGAAGGACGAGTATTTCAGGAAGAGAATCAATGATGAGAGTCTGGCCAACAGAATCATCACACACATGAAATCATCCAGAAGTCTGTACATCATGTGTCACATCCCAGTCTTCTGCTGGATTTCAGCCACTGTTCTCCAGAGAATGTTGAGTGAAGCAGAGAGTCCAGCACAGATCCCCAAGACTCTCACTCAGATGTTCACACACTTCCTGATGTTTCACATCAAACTGAAGAGTCAGAAGTATGATGGGAAATGTGAGGTAGATCTTCAGCAGGCTAGAAAGAGTCTGGAGTCTCTGGGAAAACTGGCTTTTCAACAGCTGGAGAAAGGGAACCTGATCTTCTATGAGGAGGATCTGAGAGAGTGTGACATTGATGTCAGAGAAGCGTCAGTGTACTCAGGAGTTTGTACTCAGATCTTCAGAGAGGAGTTTGGACTGAACCTGGGGAAGGTGTTCAGCTTTGTGCATCTGAGCGTTCAGGAGTTTCTCGCCGctttatttgtgtttctgtcatttcttcagCAAACATCAGGATTCTTCAGCAGATTGAGATCAAATATGAGTGATTTACTGAAGAGTGAAGTGGACAAGGCCTTACAGAGTGAGAACGGACACCTGGATCTTCACCTCAGATTTCTTCTGGGTCTTTCACTGGAGTCCAGTCAGACAATCTTACGAGATCTGATGACTCAGACAGGAAGAAGCTCTGACAGTAAACAGGAAACAGTCGAGTACATTAAGATGAAGATCAGAGAGAATCTCTCTCCAGAGAAATCCATCAATCTGTTTCACTGTCTGAATGAACTCAATGATCATTCTCTAGTGCAGGAAGTACAAACATATGTGAACAGAGGAGATGAGTCTCGTCTCTCTGGAGTCCGTCTCTCTCCTGCTCAGTGGTCGGCTCTGGTGTTTGTGTTACTGAACTCAGAAGAGAAGCTGGATGAGTTTAATCTGAGTAAATATGATCGATCAGATGAATGTCTTCTGAGGCTTCTGCCAGTGATCAAAGCATCCAGAACAGCTCA TCTGAGTCGCTGTTATCTGACAGAGGAAAGTTGTTCATCACTGGCGTCAGTTCTCAGATCAAACTCCTCAAGTCTGACAGAACTGAACCTGAGTCACAATAATCTgcaggattcaggagtgaagctgctcTCTGATGGACTGAAGAATACAAACTGTAAACTAGAGATATTACAGTAA
- the LOC130554158 gene encoding NACHT, LRR and PYD domains-containing protein 3-like isoform X1 produces MNLSRETKSLTRGESPKPSCVSMKSDRSMGIPPNFSSGDCDDTDVSNTTNGSFKGKHMDSVFQELEHKLISLMKKELKIFKSLLSPDYPSCSEREEEDDEDQIRVREMFLKITLNVLKKMKQTDLADKLQTKLAPVYMKKHKSRLKEQFQRMNEGMSAQGSSTLVNEIYTELYITEGGSEDINNEHEVRQIETASRRSETQETQIKCNDIFKVSPEQTKPIRRVLTKGVAGIGKTVSVQKFILDWAEETTNQDLHLIFPLPFRELNLIKETNISLMDLLHHFFTDTKELRSTDFEDYKVVFIFDGLDECRLPLDFSKNPSLFDVRESASVDVLLTNLIKGNLLPSALIWITSRPAAANQIPPECVDLITDVRGFSDPQKDEYFRKRINDESLANRIITHMKSSRSLYIMCHIPVFCWISATVLQRMLSEAESPAQIPKTLTQMFTHFLMFHIKLKSQKYDGKCEVDLQQARKSLESLGKLAFQQLEKGNLIFYEEDLRECDIDVREASVYSGVCTQIFREEFGLNLGKVFSFVHLSVQEFLAALFVFLSFLQQTSGFFSRLRSNMSDLLKSEVDKALQSENGHLDLHLRFLLGLSLESSQTILRDLMTQTGRSSDSKQETVEYIKMKIRENLSPEKSINLFHCLNELNDHSLVQEVQTYVNRGDESRLSGVRLSPAQWSALVFVLLNSEEKLDEFNLSKYDRSDECLLRLLPVIKASRTAHLSRCYLTEESCSSLASVLRSNSSSLTELNLSYNNLQDSGVKLLSDGLKNTNCKLEILHLSRCYLTEESCSSLASVLRSNSSSLTELNLSHNNLQDSGVKLLSDGLKNTNCKLEILQ; encoded by the exons ATGAATCTCTCCAGAGAGACAAAAAG tTTGACTCGTGGAGAATCTCCTAAACCCAGCTGTGTGTCCATGAAGAGTGATAGATCAATGGGTATTCCACCTAACTTCAGTTCAGGAGACTGTGATGATACAGATGTGAG taacacaACAAATGGATCTTTCAAAGGGAAGCACATGGATTCTGTTTTCCAG GAGCTTGAGCACAAACTCATCTCTCTGATGAAGAAAGAGCTGAAGATCTTCAAGAGTCTACTGAGTCCAGATTACCCATCATGCtctgagagagaagaggaggatgatgaagatcagatcagagTCAGAGAGATGTTTCTGAAGATCACACTGAACGTCCTGAAGAAGATGAAACAGACAGACCTCGCTGACAAACTACAGACCA AACTTGCCCCTGTATACATGAAGAAACACAAATCCAGACTAAAAGAGCAATTCCAGAGAATGAATGAAGGAATGTCAGCTCAAGGAAGCTCAACACTTGTGAATGAGATCTACACAGAGCTGTACATCACAGAGGGAGGGAGTGAAGACATCAATAATGAACATGAGGTGAGACAGATTGAGACAGCATCCAGAAGATCAGAGACACAAGAAACACAAATCAAATGTAATGACATCTTTAAAGTCTCACCTGAACAAACCAAACCCATCAGACGTGTGCTGACTAAAGGAGTCGCTGGAATTGGAAAAACAGTCTCTGTGCAGAAGTTCATTCTGGACTGGGCTGAAGAAACAACAAATCAAGATCTTCACTTGATATTTCCACTTCCTTTCAGAGAACTGAATCTGATCAAAGAGACAAATATCAGTCTGATGGATCTTCTTCATCACTTCTTCACAGATACAAAAGAACTGAGATCAACAGACTTTGAGGAttataaagttgtgtttatcTTTGATGGTCTGGATGAGTGTCGTCTTCCTCTAGATTTCTCAAAGAATCCCAGTTTGTTTGATGTCAGAGAATCAGCGTCAGTGGATGTGCTGCTGACAAACCTCATCAAGGGGAATCTGCTTCCTTCTGCTCTGATCTGGATCACCTCTCGACcagcagcagccaatcagattcctCCTGAGTGTGTTGATCTGATCACAGATGTACGAGGATTCAGTGACCCTCAGAAGGACGAGTATTTCAGGAAGAGAATCAATGATGAGAGTCTGGCCAACAGAATCATCACACACATGAAATCATCCAGAAGTCTGTACATCATGTGTCACATCCCAGTCTTCTGCTGGATTTCAGCCACTGTTCTCCAGAGAATGTTGAGTGAAGCAGAGAGTCCAGCACAGATCCCCAAGACTCTCACTCAGATGTTCACACACTTCCTGATGTTTCACATCAAACTGAAGAGTCAGAAGTATGATGGGAAATGTGAGGTAGATCTTCAGCAGGCTAGAAAGAGTCTGGAGTCTCTGGGAAAACTGGCTTTTCAACAGCTGGAGAAAGGGAACCTGATCTTCTATGAGGAGGATCTGAGAGAGTGTGACATTGATGTCAGAGAAGCGTCAGTGTACTCAGGAGTTTGTACTCAGATCTTCAGAGAGGAGTTTGGACTGAACCTGGGGAAGGTGTTCAGCTTTGTGCATCTGAGCGTTCAGGAGTTTCTCGCCGctttatttgtgtttctgtcatttcttcagCAAACATCAGGATTCTTCAGCAGATTGAGATCAAATATGAGTGATTTACTGAAGAGTGAAGTGGACAAGGCCTTACAGAGTGAGAACGGACACCTGGATCTTCACCTCAGATTTCTTCTGGGTCTTTCACTGGAGTCCAGTCAGACAATCTTACGAGATCTGATGACTCAGACAGGAAGAAGCTCTGACAGTAAACAGGAAACAGTCGAGTACATTAAGATGAAGATCAGAGAGAATCTCTCTCCAGAGAAATCCATCAATCTGTTTCACTGTCTGAATGAACTCAATGATCATTCTCTAGTGCAGGAAGTACAAACATATGTGAACAGAGGAGATGAGTCTCGTCTCTCTGGAGTCCGTCTCTCTCCTGCTCAGTGGTCGGCTCTGGTGTTTGTGTTACTGAACTCAGAAGAGAAGCTGGATGAGTTTAATCTGAGTAAATATGATCGATCAGATGAATGTCTTCTGAGGCTTCTGCCAGTGATCAAAGCATCCAGAACAGCTCA TCTGAGTCGCTGTTATCTGACAGAGGAAAGTTGTTCATCACTGGCGTCAGTTCTCAGATCAAACTCCTCAAGTCTGACAGAACTGAACCTGAGTTACAATAATCTgcaggattcaggagtgaagctgctcTCTGATGGACTGAAGAATACAAACTGTAAACTAGAGATATTACA TCTGAGTCGCTGTTATCTGACAGAGGAAAGTTGTTCATCACTGGCGTCAGTTCTCAGATCAAACTCCTCAAGTCTGACAGAACTGAACCTGAGTCACAATAATCTgcaggattcaggagtgaagctgctcTCTGATGGACTGAAGAATACAAACTGTAAACTAGAGATATTACAGTAA